From a single Pasteurella atlantica genomic region:
- the dcuC gene encoding anaerobic C4-dicarboxylate transporter DcuC, which translates to MDLIIGLIAIVAVSYYVVKGYSATGVLMTVGILLLLASVIMGKEIMPAGKSTGTLYLDVIEYVKYLLMHRGGGLGMLIMVLCGFAAYMTHLGANDMVVKIASRPLKYINSPYLLMVVAYFLACLMSFAVPSATGLGVLLMATLFPIMVNVGISRGAAASICASPAAIILSPTSGDVVLAAEVSKMPLTEFAFSFTLPISVISILSIAVAHFFWQRYLDRKEGFVAEQLEVSEIETKVPPFYALLPFTPIIGVLLFDGTFAPKLHIVTIIILCFILVAILDFIRTFSAKFVYENLEMAYKGMADAFSGVVMLLVAAGVFAQGLSTVGFIKTLITSVQSMGSGGFLMMITLALITALAAIATGSGNAPFYAFVELIPRLAVQMGINPAYLTIPMLQASNIGRSLSPVSGVVVAVSGMAKLSPFEVVKRISVPMVVGLIVVIAGTELLVVA; encoded by the coding sequence ATGGATCTTATTATAGGTTTAATTGCAATTGTTGCAGTGAGCTACTATGTTGTGAAAGGCTACTCTGCAACAGGGGTGTTAATGACAGTAGGGATTTTACTGTTATTAGCGAGTGTCATAATGGGCAAAGAAATTATGCCAGCAGGGAAATCAACAGGTACGCTTTATTTAGATGTGATTGAATATGTTAAATATTTACTGATGCATCGTGGTGGTGGCTTAGGAATGTTAATTATGGTACTTTGTGGTTTTGCTGCTTATATGACCCATTTAGGGGCAAATGATATGGTGGTAAAAATTGCATCTCGCCCATTGAAATACATCAACTCGCCTTATCTTTTAATGGTTGTTGCCTATTTCTTAGCCTGCTTGATGTCTTTTGCGGTTCCTTCTGCAACAGGGTTAGGAGTATTATTAATGGCAACTTTATTCCCAATTATGGTAAATGTGGGAATTTCACGAGGTGCGGCAGCATCAATCTGCGCCTCTCCAGCCGCTATTATTCTTTCACCAACCTCTGGTGATGTTGTGTTAGCAGCAGAAGTATCTAAAATGCCATTAACGGAGTTTGCATTTAGCTTTACCTTACCAATTTCAGTGATTTCTATTCTTTCTATTGCCGTTGCTCACTTCTTTTGGCAACGTTATTTAGATCGTAAAGAAGGATTTGTAGCAGAGCAGTTAGAAGTCTCAGAAATTGAAACTAAAGTACCTCCATTCTACGCATTATTACCTTTCACGCCAATTATTGGGGTATTACTTTTTGATGGGACATTTGCACCTAAATTACATATTGTGACTATTATCATTTTATGTTTTATCTTAGTCGCTATCTTAGATTTTATCCGTACTTTTAGTGCTAAATTTGTATATGAAAACTTAGAAATGGCGTATAAAGGAATGGCAGATGCTTTTTCTGGTGTGGTAATGCTCTTAGTGGCAGCAGGCGTTTTTGCTCAAGGGTTAAGTACGGTTGGCTTTATTAAAACCCTAATTACATCCGTTCAATCAATGGGTAGCGGTGGTTTCTTAATGATGATTACCCTTGCCCTTATTACAGCTCTTGCTGCGATTGCAACAGGTTCTGGTAATGCACCTTTCTATGCATTCGTGGAGCTTATTCCTCGTTTAGCGGTGCAAATGGGAATTAACCCTGCTTATTTAACCATTCCAATGCTTCAAGCTTCGAATATTGGACGTAGCTTATCACCAGTATCTGGCGTAGTTGTTGCGGTGTCAGGAATGGCAAAACTGTCACCATTTGAAGTAGTAAAACGTATTTCAGTACCAATGGTTGTGGGTTTAATTGTGGTGATTGCAGGAACAGAGTTATTAGTCGTTGCTTAG
- the folD gene encoding bifunctional methylenetetrahydrofolate dehydrogenase/methenyltetrahydrofolate cyclohydrolase FolD — protein MTAQIISGKIVASKIKQKIAKQIDGYIKQGNRPPCLAVILVGCDPASQIYVKSKRKSCEELGILSQSYDLPASSSELELLTLLSQLNNDDNVDGILVQLPLPKHINSTKIIEAILPTKDVDGFHPYNIGRLCQRMPTLRPCTPYGVMKIIEYIGQDIKGKHAVIVGASNIVGRPMAMEFLLAGCTTTVTHRFTENLEQYIKQADILVVAVGKPEFISGEWIKEGAMVFDVGINRLENNKLVGDIEFETASQKASFITPVPGGVGLMTVAMLMQNTLLAYKTHIGDQG, from the coding sequence ATGACAGCTCAAATTATTTCAGGAAAAATAGTTGCTTCTAAAATCAAACAAAAAATTGCAAAACAAATCGATGGTTATATCAAACAAGGCAACCGTCCGCCTTGTCTCGCGGTTATTTTAGTTGGGTGTGATCCTGCTTCACAAATTTATGTAAAAAGTAAACGTAAAAGCTGTGAAGAGTTAGGTATTTTATCTCAATCTTATGATTTACCTGCCTCCTCCTCTGAATTGGAGTTATTAACTTTACTTTCACAACTCAATAATGACGATAATGTTGATGGTATTCTTGTTCAACTCCCTCTACCCAAACATATTAATTCCACTAAAATTATTGAAGCAATCTTACCCACAAAGGATGTCGATGGTTTTCACCCTTACAATATAGGTCGATTATGTCAACGAATGCCTACTTTACGTCCTTGTACACCTTATGGCGTAATGAAAATAATTGAATATATTGGACAAGATATTAAAGGGAAGCACGCAGTAATCGTAGGAGCATCAAATATTGTTGGTCGTCCAATGGCAATGGAGTTTCTCCTTGCTGGTTGCACAACTACTGTCACTCATCGTTTTACTGAAAATTTAGAGCAGTATATAAAACAAGCTGATATTTTAGTTGTTGCCGTAGGAAAACCTGAATTTATCTCTGGTGAATGGATAAAAGAGGGGGCAATGGTCTTTGATGTTGGCATTAATCGTTTAGAAAATAATAAACTAGTTGGAGATATTGAATTTGAAACCGCTTCACAAAAGGCGAGTTTTATTACTCCTGTTCCTGGTGGTGTAGGTTTAATGACAGTCGCAATGTTAATGCAAAATACATTGCTTGCTTATAAAACACATATTGGTGACCAAGGATAA
- a CDS encoding ribonuclease E inhibitor RraB, with translation MEIRKENIERIFKVLQLQGVNTKMPFLYGYFFIDKSKTKLNHFKTLLVEKGYLFVSNSECEDGNFILHIEKEETHSISSLIDQLTTFNKLAEKYSVECFDGWDMGSTDKTKPIISDEDFLKILSSKRVEEVFNLGIELLENNIFDKSILAFEKCIEENFDVENSLYKQFICFDYLEEYQRAIFNLKEILKVNPNHFKACFNIAALSYYLEDYSTSLKFYQKANEIEKNNDDVFYGIAASNFCMGDIESAKENCEIALRLNPNNENAKELSLFIVQ, from the coding sequence ATGGAAATAAGAAAAGAAAATATTGAAAGAATTTTTAAGGTTCTTCAATTGCAAGGTGTTAATACAAAAATGCCATTTTTATATGGATATTTTTTTATAGATAAAAGCAAAACAAAGTTAAATCATTTTAAAACTTTATTAGTTGAAAAAGGCTATTTATTTGTTAGTAATTCTGAATGCGAAGATGGTAATTTTATTTTGCATATTGAAAAAGAAGAAACCCATTCAATTAGTAGCTTGATTGATCAACTTACCACTTTCAATAAACTTGCAGAAAAATACTCTGTTGAATGCTTTGATGGTTGGGATATGGGGAGTACGGATAAAACAAAACCCATAATTTCTGATGAAGACTTTCTGAAAATACTGTCTTCAAAACGAGTAGAAGAAGTTTTTAATCTTGGTATTGAATTATTAGAAAATAATATTTTTGACAAATCTATTTTAGCATTTGAAAAATGTATTGAAGAAAACTTTGATGTAGAGAACAGTTTATATAAACAATTTATTTGTTTTGATTACTTAGAAGAATATCAAAGGGCTATTTTTAATCTTAAAGAAATTTTAAAAGTAAACCCAAATCATTTTAAAGCTTGTTTCAATATAGCTGCTCTTTCTTATTATCTAGAAGATTACTCTACTTCACTTAAATTTTATCAAAAAGCTAATGAAATTGAAAAAAATAATGATGACGTTTTTTATGGAATTGCTGCATCAAATTTTTGTATGGGAGATATTGAATCAGCGAAAGAAAATTGTGAGATTGCTTTAAGATTAAATCCTAATAATGAAAATGCAAAAGAACTTTCATTATTTATTGTTCAATAA